The Rosa rugosa chromosome 3, drRosRugo1.1, whole genome shotgun sequence sequence AACTGCTAAAATCAATTGGGGTCATCAATCCATAAATGAATTACCAATTATTCCTAGTTATGATCATCAGAATAACCTAATACCACACCAGAATAGAATTTAAGTCATGATCATGCATTATCTAGGTTTAAAACCCACAACAGCCCTCTCAACAAATACATACCATAACGAACAAAACCTCCATGCAGACGCCAATGtacatcattcccaaaatgATCATCTCTCCACTATTAATAGGGCTAGCCTCAATGCAAAGCTCCACAAAGCAAAAGACGAAGAGTGGAATAGAGAAAGATGAAAACAGTTGCTATGGAGAAAGCAAAGGCATTGCTCATTGTCACACTACTCCTTATGACATTTCTGGTGGGTTCTGAAGCTGCAGGAAGGGAGTTGAAACCGAAAGAGGAGGTCTATACCCCTCAATGGTTCTGGGGATGGGGATTTCCTTGGTGGGGGCTCGGACATGGATTTGGGTGGGGATTTCATCCTTGGCTCGGTGGCTTAAACCATGGGCTTAAGGACGCTCCACATGGCTATGGTGGGAAAGGTGACATTCCTTATGATCATAACAAAGGCAATGGCAAAGGCGATGGCGATGGCAATGGCAATGGCGAGAAAGGTGACATTCCTGATCATGGAGGCGATGATCAAAACGGAGATGGTGGCAAGTATCCATAGTCACATAGACCAGGTTCAGTGGTGTCAACTGAAGTATAATACTACTACCTAAATAATGAGACCATGTAATGGTTCA is a genomic window containing:
- the LOC133737702 gene encoding uncharacterized protein LOC133737702, which gives rise to MKTVAMEKAKALLIVTLLLMTFLVGSEAAGRELKPKEEVYTPQWFWGWGFPWWGLGHGFGWGFHPWLGGLNHGLKDAPHGYGGKGDIPYDHNKGNGKGDGDGNGNGEKGDIPDHGGDDQNGDGGKYP